From the Phoenix dactylifera cultivar Barhee BC4 chromosome 10, palm_55x_up_171113_PBpolish2nd_filt_p, whole genome shotgun sequence genome, one window contains:
- the LOC103703181 gene encoding abscisic stress-ripening protein 5-like isoform X4 yields MSEEKHHHHHHHHHHKEEENPVVYSETAYSGGSGYGDGGYSAGRGYGDGGYSAGRGYGDGGYTAGYAQTTEVVTETNAGEYEKYKKEEKHHKNMEHLGEMGAVAAGAFALYEKHEAKKHPEHAHRHRIEEEIAAAVAVGSGGYAFHEHHEKKEAKKEAEESNGKKHHHFF; encoded by the exons ATGTCGGAGGAgaagcaccaccaccaccaccaccaccaccaccacaagGAAGAGGAGAACCCCGTGGTGTACTCGGAGACTGCCTACTCCGGCGGCAGCGGCTATGGCGACGGCGG GTACTCCGCCGGCAGAGGCTATGGCGACGGCGGGTACTCCGCCGGCAGAGGCTATGGCGACGGCGGGTACACCGCCGGCTACGCCCAGACGACGGAGGTAGTCACGGAGACAAACGCAGGGGAGTATGAGAAGtacaagaaggaagagaagcaCCACAAAAACATGGAGCATCTCGGCGAGATGGGAGCCGTCGCCGCCGGCGCCTTCGCTCTG TATGAGAAGCATGAGGCCAAGAAACATCCGGAGCATGCACACAGGCACAGGATAGAGGAGGAGATCGCTGCAGCCGTGGCGGTGGGCAGCGGAGGCTACGCTTTTCATGAACACCATGAGAAGAAGGAAGCCAAGAAGGAGGCCGAGGAATCTAATGGGAAGAAGCATCATCACTTCTTCTAG
- the LOC103703181 gene encoding abscisic stress-ripening protein 5-like isoform X2: MSEEKHHHHHHHHHHKEEENPVVYSETAYSGGSGYGDGGYSASRGYGDGGYSGGSGYGDGGYSAGRGYGDGGYSAGRGYGDGGYTAGYAQTTEVVTETNAGEYEKYKKEEKHHKNMEHLGEMGAVAAGAFALYEKHEAKKHPEHAHRHRIEEEIAAAVAVGSGGYAFHEHHEKKEAKKEAEESNGKKHHHFF; encoded by the exons ATGTCGGAGGAgaagcaccaccaccaccaccaccaccaccaccacaagGAAGAGGAGAACCCCGTGGTGTACTCGGAGACTGCCTACTCCGGCGGCAGCG GCTATGGCGACGGCGGGTACTCCGCCAGCAGAGGCTATGGCGACGGCGGGTACTCCGGCGGCAGCGGCTATGGCGACGGCGGGTACTCCGCCGGCAGAGGCTATGGCGACGGCGGGTACTCCGCCGGCAGAGGCTATGGCGACGGCGGGTACACCGCCGGCTACGCCCAGACGACGGAGGTAGTCACGGAGACAAACGCAGGGGAGTATGAGAAGtacaagaaggaagagaagcaCCACAAAAACATGGAGCATCTCGGCGAGATGGGAGCCGTCGCCGCCGGCGCCTTCGCTCTG TATGAGAAGCATGAGGCCAAGAAACATCCGGAGCATGCACACAGGCACAGGATAGAGGAGGAGATCGCTGCAGCCGTGGCGGTGGGCAGCGGAGGCTACGCTTTTCATGAACACCATGAGAAGAAGGAAGCCAAGAAGGAGGCCGAGGAATCTAATGGGAAGAAGCATCATCACTTCTTCTAG
- the LOC103703181 gene encoding abscisic stress-ripening protein 5-like isoform X3, giving the protein MSEEKHHHHHHHHHHKEEENPVVYSETAYSGGSGYGDGGYSGGSGYGDGGYSAGRGYGDGGYSAGRGYGDGGYTAGYAQTTEVVTETNAGEYEKYKKEEKHHKNMEHLGEMGAVAAGAFALYEKHEAKKHPEHAHRHRIEEEIAAAVAVGSGGYAFHEHHEKKEAKKEAEESNGKKHHHFF; this is encoded by the exons ATGTCGGAGGAgaagcaccaccaccaccaccaccaccaccaccacaagGAAGAGGAGAACCCCGTGGTGTACTCGGAGACTGCCTACTCCGGCGGCAGCG GCTATGGCGACGGCGGGTACTCCGGCGGCAGCGGCTATGGCGACGGCGGGTACTCCGCCGGCAGAGGCTATGGCGACGGCGGGTACTCCGCCGGCAGAGGCTATGGCGACGGCGGGTACACCGCCGGCTACGCCCAGACGACGGAGGTAGTCACGGAGACAAACGCAGGGGAGTATGAGAAGtacaagaaggaagagaagcaCCACAAAAACATGGAGCATCTCGGCGAGATGGGAGCCGTCGCCGCCGGCGCCTTCGCTCTG TATGAGAAGCATGAGGCCAAGAAACATCCGGAGCATGCACACAGGCACAGGATAGAGGAGGAGATCGCTGCAGCCGTGGCGGTGGGCAGCGGAGGCTACGCTTTTCATGAACACCATGAGAAGAAGGAAGCCAAGAAGGAGGCCGAGGAATCTAATGGGAAGAAGCATCATCACTTCTTCTAG
- the LOC103703181 gene encoding abscisic stress-ripening protein 5-like isoform X1: protein MSEEKHHHHHHHHHHKEEENPVVYSETAYSGGSGYGDGGYSAPSGYGDGGYAAPRGYGDGGYSASRGYGDGGYSGGSGYGDGGYSAGRGYGDGGYSAGRGYGDGGYTAGYAQTTEVVTETNAGEYEKYKKEEKHHKNMEHLGEMGAVAAGAFALYEKHEAKKHPEHAHRHRIEEEIAAAVAVGSGGYAFHEHHEKKEAKKEAEESNGKKHHHFF from the exons ATGTCGGAGGAgaagcaccaccaccaccaccaccaccaccaccacaagGAAGAGGAGAACCCCGTGGTGTACTCGGAGACTGCCTACTCCGGCGGCAGCGGCTATGGCGACGGCGGGTACTCCGCCCCCAGCGGCTATGGCGACGGCGGGTACGCCGCCCCCAGAGGCTATGGCGACGGCGGGTACTCCGCCAGCAGAGGCTATGGCGACGGCGGGTACTCCGGCGGCAGCGGCTATGGCGACGGCGGGTACTCCGCCGGCAGAGGCTATGGCGACGGCGGGTACTCCGCCGGCAGAGGCTATGGCGACGGCGGGTACACCGCCGGCTACGCCCAGACGACGGAGGTAGTCACGGAGACAAACGCAGGGGAGTATGAGAAGtacaagaaggaagagaagcaCCACAAAAACATGGAGCATCTCGGCGAGATGGGAGCCGTCGCCGCCGGCGCCTTCGCTCTG TATGAGAAGCATGAGGCCAAGAAACATCCGGAGCATGCACACAGGCACAGGATAGAGGAGGAGATCGCTGCAGCCGTGGCGGTGGGCAGCGGAGGCTACGCTTTTCATGAACACCATGAGAAGAAGGAAGCCAAGAAGGAGGCCGAGGAATCTAATGGGAAGAAGCATCATCACTTCTTCTAG
- the LOC103703180 gene encoding probable mediator of RNA polymerase II transcription subunit 26c isoform X2 has protein sequence MDAEDLRRVMRSTGVDLWALIEAAIDVAATDHGKELRARRDGIVERLYATRPRAADRCGNCAPAAGNGGGAAGREAASQARGGVEGKGSMSPAARKRAETASPPSMNGEETEGQDYARDDRRPIDEQTKILAIKEFLDDPDQSDDSLVSLLQNLADMEITFQALKETDIGRIVNGFRKHPSFEVRQLVKQLVRRWKDLVDEWVKSNSAGDAAYITDGDSPLQIPVKNNNQNGHQQASEFGFSTNPHNGYASSERNGGELMEPKAKPAPRKEAAAKPNHSSPPSAPSPAAKEDSLLDPERLASARRRLHENYQEAQNAKKQRTIQVMDIHEIPKPKNSFTRNKGGFQAKHW, from the exons GCCACGGATCATGGCAAGGAGCTGCGGGCGCGGCGGGACGGGATCGTGGAGCGGCTCTACGCGACGCGGCCGAGGGCGGCGGATCGCTGCGGGAACTGCGCTCCCGCCGCCGGCAATGGCGGCGGGGCGGCGGGGCGGGAGGCGGCAAGCCAGGCGAGAGGGGGAGTGGAGGGGAAGGGGAGCATGAGCCCAGCGGCCAGGAAGCGGGCGGAGACGGCGTCGCCGCCGTCGATGAACGGCGAGGAGACAGAAGGACAGGACTATGCGAGGGATGATCGCCGTCCGATCGACGAGCAGACCAAGATCTTGGCCATTAAAGAGTTTCTGGATGACCCCGATCAG TCGGATGATTCTCTGGTAAGCCTGCTGCAAAATCTTGCAGACATGGAGATTACTTTCCAGGCTCTCAAg GAAACGGATATAGGAAGGATTGTGAACGGCTTCCGTAAGCATCCCTCGTTCGAAGTACGGCAATTGGTTAAGCAACTCGTCAG GAGGTGGAAAGATCTCGTGGACGAGTGGGTGAAATCGAATTCCGCCGGCGACGCTGCATATATCA CTGATGGAGACTCGCCGCTGCAAATCCCTGTAAAAAATAACAATCAAAACGGGCACCAGCAG GCTTCCGAATTCGGTTTCTCAACAAATCCTCACA ATGGTTACGCGAGCTCTGAGAGAAATGGCGGGGAATTAATGGAGCCAAAGGCGAAGCCCGCCCCGCGGAAGGAAGCTGCAGCGAAGCCAAACCACTCCTCCCCGCCTTCTGCGCCCTCTCCAGCT GCCAAGGAGGACAGCCTGCTCGATCCCGAGAGACTCGCTTCCGCGAGGAGACGCCTCCATGAGAACTACCAGGAAGCTCAGAACG CGAAAAAGCAACGGACCATTCAGGTGATGGATATCCATGAGATACCGAAACCGAAAAATTCCTTCACGCGGAATAAAGGCGGCTTCCAGGCGAAGCACTGGTGA
- the LOC103703180 gene encoding probable mediator of RNA polymerase II transcription subunit 26c isoform X1, translated as MDAEDLRRVMRSTGVDLWALIEAAIDVAATDHGKELRARRDGIVERLYATRPRAADRCGNCAPAAGNGGGAAGREAASQARGGVEGKGSMSPAARKRAETASPPSMNGEETEGQDYARDDRRPIDEQTKILAIKEFLDDPDQSDDSLVSLLQNLADMEITFQALKETDIGRIVNGFRKHPSFEVRQLVKQLVRRWKDLVDEWVKSNSAGDAAYITDGDSPLQIPVKNNNQNGHQQASEFGFSTNPHNGYASSERNGGELMEPKAKPAPRKEAAAKPNHSSPPSAPSPAVRKSVYYQTILNGNYLNFSNYYFVIRVRPRRTACSIPRDSLPRGDASMRTTRKLRTRKSNGPFR; from the exons GCCACGGATCATGGCAAGGAGCTGCGGGCGCGGCGGGACGGGATCGTGGAGCGGCTCTACGCGACGCGGCCGAGGGCGGCGGATCGCTGCGGGAACTGCGCTCCCGCCGCCGGCAATGGCGGCGGGGCGGCGGGGCGGGAGGCGGCAAGCCAGGCGAGAGGGGGAGTGGAGGGGAAGGGGAGCATGAGCCCAGCGGCCAGGAAGCGGGCGGAGACGGCGTCGCCGCCGTCGATGAACGGCGAGGAGACAGAAGGACAGGACTATGCGAGGGATGATCGCCGTCCGATCGACGAGCAGACCAAGATCTTGGCCATTAAAGAGTTTCTGGATGACCCCGATCAG TCGGATGATTCTCTGGTAAGCCTGCTGCAAAATCTTGCAGACATGGAGATTACTTTCCAGGCTCTCAAg GAAACGGATATAGGAAGGATTGTGAACGGCTTCCGTAAGCATCCCTCGTTCGAAGTACGGCAATTGGTTAAGCAACTCGTCAG GAGGTGGAAAGATCTCGTGGACGAGTGGGTGAAATCGAATTCCGCCGGCGACGCTGCATATATCA CTGATGGAGACTCGCCGCTGCAAATCCCTGTAAAAAATAACAATCAAAACGGGCACCAGCAG GCTTCCGAATTCGGTTTCTCAACAAATCCTCACA ATGGTTACGCGAGCTCTGAGAGAAATGGCGGGGAATTAATGGAGCCAAAGGCGAAGCCCGCCCCGCGGAAGGAAGCTGCAGCGAAGCCAAACCACTCCTCCCCGCCTTCTGCGCCCTCTCCAGCTGTAAGGAAATCAGTTTATTATCAAACCATTTTAAAtggaaattatttaaatttctctAATTATTATTTTGTAATTCGCGTAAGGCCAAGGAGGACAGCCTGCTCGATCCCGAGAGACTCGCTTCCGCGAGGAGACGCCTCCATGAGAACTACCAGGAAGCTCAGAACG CGAAAAAGCAACGGACCATTCAGGTGA